The window TCAAGATGCAGAAGCCTCCAAGCATCCACTAAGCTGTGGTCTGACGCCAGCAAGAACAAGTCGGAGCCTAAGGTTGTTCCTGTCAGTCCCCTGCTCGTTGACCTATCTAGATCTGCATTCATGACCTGGTTAAAGTCTCAAGctacaatttatttttatatggttCCTGGGCCAGCAGATTTTCCGGTAGCCTATAAATAGACCTCTGGTATTGGTTAGGcgcatatataaattatataaacttAATCCCCCTAACAGAGTATTGAGTATCACCCGCAGTATCCTCCCCTCACCACCTGAACTGTGTGAAAGATCTGGTGTACGTGTTTGCTTACTAGTTAAAAACAGAAGCCCATTTGTTCTGCTAGAGCATACTGCCCCAATAATGTTGCCATTATTGTCTATCATCAATGCTCCCTTCATCTCCTGTACGCCCTCATAATGGTTTAAGTACTGATCAATTGCCAACCTGGGACACTTACCCATCCCTGATGTTTGCATGGACAGGGAGCGCAACTGCACTGTGCACTCTCTCCACCAACACAAGGTCCAATCCCAATTGGTGTGAATTAACAGAGGCAAAGATAATTTGGAGAGCTCCACCCTTAGATTCTGACACTCCCACCAAATGCAGTTTGCTGCGCCTCAACCTATTCTCtaggtcagtgattttcaacctgtgtgccgcggcacactagtgtgccgcgacacaaggttgagtgtgccgcgggggaaagttgcccgaactaggctgccccggtgtcgagctgccgccgcacccccgtatttctgccccatacttacctccaagtcccgcgtcggcgatccgcctgtcttctgtagctcctgtaccgcgcggcccatgtcacgtgactgacgcgacctgacgtcaggtcgcgtaagtcacgtgaccagaggcgcgcggtgcaggagctacagaaggtgagcggatcgccattaggagtgacggtacgcggaagaagacatcaagggtaagtatataaggttattatttgtataaggaaggtagcaagggttttttttttttattagtaaaggtaggctggggctttttatttgttaaggggggcctctagggccttttaattagtaaagaggggcctctagggccttttaattagtaaaggggggcctctagggccttttaattagtaaaggggggcctctagggccttttaattagtaaaggggggcctctagggccttttaattagtaaaggggggcctctagggccttttaattagtaaagggggggctctagggccttttaattagtaaagggggggctctagggccttttaattagtaaaggggggctctagggccttttaaccggttaaggaccggaccctttcctgttttttcatgtccatttttcactccccaccttcaaaaatctataacttttttatttttacacgtaaagagctgtgtgacggcttgttttctgcgtaacaaattgcacttcataatgatggtattaaatatttcatgccatgtactcggaagcgggaaaaaaattccaaatgcaatgaaaatggtgaaaaaacgcatttgcgccattttcttgtgggcttggatattacgtctttcattgagcgccccaaatgacatgtctactttattctttgggtcggtacgattacggggataccaaatttgtataggttttataatgttttcatacatttacaaaaattaaaacctcctgtacaaaaaaaacttttttgattttgccaacttctggcgctaataacttttttatactttggtgtacggagctgtgcatggtgtcattttttgtgaaatttgataatattttcagttatatcatttttaggactgtacgaccttttgatcactttttatagatttttttagatttttcaaaatggcaaaaaagtggcattttcgactttgggcactattttccgttacggggttaaacgcattgaaaaaccgttatcatattttgatagatcgggcattttcggacgcgtcgatacctgatgtgtttatgatttttactgtttatttatatttatgtcagttctagggaaaggggggtgatttgaaattttaggtttttttattataatttttttttttaaacttttttttatttttatttatactatttttcagactccctagggtactttaaccctaggttgtcagatcgatcctatcatatactgccatactacagtatggcagtatatggggattttcttcctcattcattacaatgtgctatcagcacattgtaatgaaggggttaaaacgaaatagcctcgggtcttcggaagacccgaggctaccatggagacggatcgccgccccccgatgacgtcacggggagcggcgatcccaggtaagatggcggcgcccatgcgccgctatctgtttgaggctgccggctatttattagtaaagggaggccgccaggggctttttattagtaaagggaggctgctagggcctttttattagtaaagggaggccaccaggggctttttattagtaaagggaggcagctagggcctttttattagtaaagggaggctgctagggcctttttattagtaaagggaggcagctaggggctttttattagtaaagggaggcagctaggggctttttataagtaaagggaggccgccaggggctttttattagtaaagggaggccgccaggggctttttattagtaaagggaggccgccagggcctttttattagtaaagggaggccgctaggggctttttattagtaaagggaggccgccaggggctttttattagtaaagggaggccgccaggggctttttattagtaaagggaggccgccaggggctttttattagtaaagggaggccgccaggggctttttattagtaaagggaggccgccaggggctttttattagtaaagggaggccgccaggggctttttattagtaaagggaggccgccaggggctttttattagtaaagggaggctgccaggggctttttattagtaaagggaggctgctagggcctttttattagtaaagggaggcagctagggcctttttattagtaaagggaggcagccaggggctttttattagtaaagggaggccgccaggggcttttttattagtaaagggaggccgctagggcctttttattagtaaagggaggcagctaggggctttttattagtaaagggaggccgccaggggctttttattagtaaagggaggcatctaggggctttttattagtaaagggaggcagccaggggctttttattagtaaagggaggcagccaggggctttttattagtaaagggaggcagccaggggctttttattagtaaagggaggcagctagggcctttttattagtaaagggaggcagctagggcctttttattagtaaagggaggcagctagggcctttttattagtaaagggaggcatctaggggctttttattagtaaagggaggcatctaggggctttttattagtaaagggaggcagctagggcgttTTTATTAGtacagggaggcagctagggcctttttattagtaaagggaggcagccaggggctttttattagtaaagggaggcagccaggggctttttattagtaaagggaggcagctagggcctttttattagtaaagggaggccgccaggggctttttattagtaaagggaggccgccaggggctttttattagtaaagggaggccgccaggggctttttattagtaaagggaggccgccaggggctttttattagtaaagggaggccgccaggggcttttttattagtaaagggaggccgctagggcctttttattagtaaagggaggcatctaggggctttttattagtaaaaggaggcagctaggggcttttaattagtaaagggaggccgccaggggctttttattagtaaagggaggcatctaggggctttttattagtaaagggaggcagccaggggctttttattagtaaagggaggcagccaggggctttttattagtaaagggaggcagccaggggctttttattagtaaagggaggcagctagggcctttttattagtaaagggaggcagctagggcctttttattagtaaagggaggccttttatgactgttttagtgtcattttgtgctattttggttggtggtgtgccccaggattttctaagtataaaaagtgtgccgcggctcaaaaaaggttgaaaatcactgctctaggttgTCTAATTTGTCAGCAAGGCAGTGGTTATCAGCTGATAATGCTTTCACTCTAGCCAACGGGTCTGCCATGTCATCTTCTACTGCTGCCACTAGTTGCTCTGCCTCTTCTTTTCTAGTAGTGTTAGCAGCAATGTCTGCCTGTACAACCGCAGAAAGTCTGCAATGATGGTGGACACTGCCTCCTGAATGCTAGGCGCCATTTTCCAGGCCACCTCTTTGGTTAGTCACTTATTGTTTCTTTTCAGGGGCTAGCCAGTCTGGGATTTAGTATCTTACTCCCTAAGGTCTTCAGCAGCAGTTGCCCTTGTGTTTCCCTGTTACCCAGGGTGCCAGCAGACTGAAGCAAGGGTATTCTGCCTCGTCTGCACACAAAGCGGGGTGCCCGAACTGTTCCCTCTCCTTAGCACCTCTGGAGGGTATGATTACACGGTCTGCTCAGCTGGCTGTGGCCTGTTTGCGGGTGCCGAGATGTGAAGCTCCTTCCTCCTACATCTCTACTTACTGGCGCCAAAACCAAAAGTCTCTATTTATTGTTTTTTACCTTTTAAAAATAAGTGGGCAATCACAACATGAAATAAATATCAATAAGTATAACCCCAAATTCCAAGGTAAATAGTAATTCTACACCACTAATTATACAAATCTCATTATATAGGATCACAAATAAATTAGATCAAAGTATCAAATCCATAAAAAGAAATAAGTCTTTATTAATAAATACCAAGGCAAGCAATAAACAATAAAAGTACACATGGGTGTTGCATATTATGCAGAGAATAATTAAGATTCTTATTTCATCTACAATTTGCTTCCTGAATTGCAGTGGAATTCCCACTACTAGGCTCTTGAGACATCAATGTCATAATGTATGATGATACATGCAGCACAAGACAAGGAAATTCATTTCCTATTGTTGCCGTCAGTGTACATGTTTTATCATTAAGACATCAGATAGTATCGCTCAGGGCTGTAACATTTACTATGTCATTAAGGAAACATTCAGTAGAGTGAAGGAACCTGTTCCTCAGAATTGTAGAATGGGCTTGGTCTTTGTCAGATTTACTATATAAGTCAGTATGACAAGCATACGGTTATATCCAGTGTCCAACCATTCCTGGAACTGCACCATGAAGACTGACACTAACCAGATGAAGGACTTCTATGATGCCAATGGCTACCTGACAGCCATTGATGTATTAGATGGGAAGGAATTGTTCAAAGCTCAAAAGGAACATGCCAAGCTAGAAGAGAAGTTTGGTAAGTTTATAAATATATGAGAGACACTTTATAGACTttattacacaatggggcagatttatcaagctgtctgaaagtcagaatatttctagttgcccatggaaaccaatcacagctcagctttcattttaccagtgctcatggatattttaaacgagagctgtgattggttgccatgggcaagtagaaaaattctgattttcagacagcttgataaatctgccccaatgaatcaTATCCAGAAAAAGGATATATAGCACCAAATGTATCTATGCATAAAATGCTGTAGTAGTGTTAATTCCAATTTCCTTATCTTTCAGGTAAGGAATATGCTCAGTACAATCTACACAACATCCACATGCAGTATGAGTGGGTGATGAACCTGGCCACCCATCCCAATCTACTGAGAGCAATCACAGCTGTCCTGGGCCCCAATGTCATCCTTCTGGACTCAAGATTTATCTGTAAATATCCTGCCTCTGAGGTTCCACACAAAGAAGACACTGCTCCCTATGTTGCCTGGCATCAAGACATCAAGTCAGTATCACAGCTGAAAGACGCCCAGGACAGCTAAATCATAAACTTactgaaaatgtataaaatacatattACTTTCTTACATCTTTTCAGATACTGGGGATTTGAGGGTGGTCCAGTGGCTTCAGTATGGTTGGCATTTGATGATGTTGATGCAGAAAATGGAGTTCTGCAAATCATTCCAGGTATCTATTTCTGTATTACTAAATATATTAGATGATCAACATTTTAAAACAAGTTCAGACTTACGTAAATTGTTATGTTTAATATCCCAGGGAGTCATAGCAAAGGTATTCTGGAACACAAAACTGCAGAGATTCCCGGGAACATGCTGACTGCAAACCAGGAGATTCCAAAGAACCTGGTGAACGCAGAAGATTCGGTTGAGTGTCCACTAAAAGCTGGTCAAATGTCTGTAAGTAGAACATCATTACATAGTTTTAAATAGCTTTGTTGATTCATTTTAATAAATTTACCATATTGAATACCATATCAATTATTGATTGCCTCTCCACCAGCACTACTCAACTATGCAGGTATAAAGCTCCTACATAGTGGATGGAGACATCTACTCAATAGGTAGCGAGCTGGCTGTAGTCTTGTATAAGTGATCTATGCTGAGGATCTGCTTACCCAATAAGCAGTTATTGATTCTATATCCTGAGaaaaacatgttaaaataaattattaaggATTAAGGGAAGTTCATTCTGTGTACTAAGTAAATAAAtgtactatatatacaatatataaagttTATCTATCCGAATATTTATTTGGCTTAAATTATTGCAATAATAAGAATTAATTTATCTGATATATAGTTTATACAATACACTATAGTCATTGGGCATAACTAAGAAAACATGTGTCTATATATTTACCAACGGTGGGATTAGTAGTGGATTGTAATAAAGGGAGGGTTTGGAGGGTTGCCCGGGGCCAaagccttctaggggacccaCAACAaccaaaaccacccaccaaattttatagtaAGAACCTTAACCCATGAAATTATTGTACATCTGTTCATGTTCtcaatacacaagagccatttcaggacctttgaaggtcctccaatagTAGGGTACTGGAATCAATTGTAACTAGCTTTCATGGCAGAGAACTGTCTAGAACACTAACAACTCTGATGGAACCTGATtgggggcccagtggactctggAGTAGAAATATATACCCTGTGGCTGGCAGTGCTGGAGGGGAGGATCCTTTGTCATTTGCCAGCATTTCAGCTGtatgataaatgtatatatatatatatatatatatatatatatatatatctaataaaaaggCATAAGTTGTTTTTACTCCCTTATATGTATAAAGAAGCAAAAGATGCCAATTAACTGAGAGGAAACATTGCTGTGGACATATGGTGAATAaagcccattggggcagatttacatacccggtcccgtcacg is drawn from Engystomops pustulosus chromosome 9, aEngPut4.maternal, whole genome shotgun sequence and contains these coding sequences:
- the LOC140076992 gene encoding L-threonyl-[L-threonyl-carrier protein] 4-chlorinase-like, with protein sequence MTSIRLYPVSNHSWNCTMKTDTNQMKDFYDANGYLTAIDVLDGKELFKAQKEHAKLEEKFGKEYAQYNLHNIHMQYEWVMNLATHPNLLRAITAVLGPNVILLDSRFICKYPASEVPHKEDTAPYVAWHQDIKYWGFEGGPVASVWLAFDDVDAENGVLQIIPGSHSKGILEHKTAEIPGNMLTANQEIPKNLVNAEDSVECPLKAGQMSVHDGLTVHASEPNMSNRRRCGFVIRYVPTTAYPVKDPERPRTFPATVLVAGSDEYKHFKDHAPNFFTKAL